A section of the Enterobacter sp. C2 genome encodes:
- the trmD gene encoding tRNA (guanosine(37)-N1)-methyltransferase TrmD: MFIGIVSLFPDMFRAITDYGVTGRAVKNGLLSIQSWSPRDFAHDRHRTVDDRPYGGGPGMLMMVQPLRDAIHAAKAAAGEGAKVIYLSPQGRKLDQAGVSELATNQKMILVCGRYEGVDERVIQTEVDEEWSIGDYVLSGGELPAMTLIDSVARFIPGVLGHEASATEDSFADGLLDCPHYTRPEVLEGMEVPAVLLSGNHAEIRRWRLKQSLGRTWLRRPELLENLALTEEQAKLLAEFRKEHAQQQQIHDGMA; the protein is encoded by the coding sequence GTGTTCATTGGTATAGTTAGCCTGTTTCCTGACATGTTTCGCGCCATTACCGATTACGGGGTAACTGGCCGGGCCGTTAAAAATGGCCTGCTGAGCATCCAGAGCTGGAGTCCACGTGACTTCGCTCATGACCGGCACCGTACCGTGGACGATCGTCCTTACGGCGGCGGACCGGGGATGCTGATGATGGTTCAACCCTTGCGGGATGCCATCCACGCAGCGAAAGCCGCGGCGGGTGAGGGCGCAAAGGTGATCTATCTGTCACCTCAAGGACGCAAGCTTGATCAAGCGGGCGTGAGCGAACTGGCAACGAATCAGAAAATGATTCTGGTGTGCGGGCGTTATGAAGGGGTTGATGAGCGTGTGATCCAAACCGAAGTCGACGAAGAGTGGTCTATCGGCGATTACGTGCTCAGCGGTGGTGAGTTACCAGCAATGACGCTGATTGACTCGGTTGCCCGGTTTATTCCAGGCGTACTGGGGCATGAGGCATCGGCAACGGAAGATTCCTTTGCCGATGGGTTGCTGGACTGTCCACACTATACCCGTCCTGAGGTGTTAGAAGGTATGGAGGTGCCGGCGGTTCTGCTGTCGGGTAACCATGCCGAGATACGTCGCTGGCGTCTGAAACAGTCGCTGGGCCGCACCTGGCTTAGAAGACCTGAACTTCTGGAAAACCTGGCTCTGACTGAAGAGCAAGCAAAGCTGCTGGCGGAGTTCCGAAAAGAGCACGCACAACAGCAGCAAATACATGATGGGATGGCGTAA
- a CDS encoding HlyC/CorC family transporter, with translation MEHISTTTLIITLIVMVVISAYFSGSETGMMTLNRYRLRHMAKQGNRAAKRVEKLLRKPDRLISLVLIGNNLVNILASAIGTIVGMRLYGNAGVAIATGVLTFVVLVFAEVLPKTIAALYPEKVAFPSSVLLGPLQIVMMPLVWLLNIVTRLLMRMVGIKADVVVSSALSKEELRTIVHESRSQMSRRNQDMLLSVLDLEKVTVNDIMVPRNEIVGIDINDDWKSIVRQLTHSPHGRIVLYRESLDDTISMLRVREAYRLMTEKQEFTKEMLLRAADEIYYIPEGTPLNVQLVKFQRNKKKVGLVVDEYGDVQGLLTVEDILEEIVGDFTTSMSPTLAEEVTPQNDGSVIIDGTANVRELNKAFNWQLPEEEARTINGMLLEALEEIPAAGTRVRIAQYDIDILDVQDNMIKQVKVLPVKPLRESVTE, from the coding sequence TTGGAACACATCTCCACCACCACGCTGATTATCACGCTGATCGTCATGGTGGTGATCTCCGCCTACTTCTCCGGCTCCGAAACCGGCATGATGACGCTGAACCGCTACCGGCTGCGTCACATGGCGAAGCAAGGCAACCGCGCAGCAAAGCGCGTAGAAAAATTGCTGCGTAAACCTGACCGTCTCATCAGCCTGGTGCTGATCGGCAACAACCTGGTTAACATCCTGGCCTCCGCTATCGGCACCATCGTCGGCATGCGTCTCTACGGCAACGCCGGGGTGGCGATTGCCACCGGGGTGCTGACTTTTGTGGTACTGGTTTTTGCCGAGGTGCTGCCGAAAACCATCGCCGCGCTCTACCCAGAAAAGGTCGCCTTTCCCAGCAGTGTTCTGCTCGGGCCGCTGCAGATCGTTATGATGCCGCTGGTGTGGCTGCTCAATATCGTCACCCGCCTGCTGATGCGGATGGTCGGTATTAAGGCTGATGTCGTGGTAAGCAGCGCGCTGAGCAAAGAGGAGCTGCGCACCATTGTGCATGAATCCCGCTCGCAGATGTCGCGGCGGAATCAAGACATGCTGCTGTCGGTGCTGGATCTGGAGAAGGTCACCGTTAACGACATCATGGTGCCGCGCAATGAGATTGTCGGTATCGACATCAACGACGACTGGAAGTCCATTGTGCGCCAGCTGACCCACTCTCCGCACGGGCGCATCGTGCTCTACCGCGAATCGCTGGACGACACCATCAGCATGCTGCGGGTGCGCGAAGCCTACCGCCTGATGACCGAGAAGCAGGAGTTTACCAAAGAGATGCTGCTGCGGGCGGCGGATGAGATCTACTACATCCCCGAAGGCACGCCTCTCAACGTCCAGCTGGTGAAATTCCAGCGGAACAAGAAAAAGGTTGGCCTGGTGGTCGACGAGTACGGTGACGTGCAGGGTCTGCTGACGGTGGAGGATATTCTCGAAGAGATCGTCGGTGACTTTACCACCTCAATGTCCCCTACCCTCGCCGAAGAGGTCACCCCGCAGAACGATGGATCGGTGATCATCGACGGCACGGCCAACGTGCGGGAGCTCAATAAAGCCTTCAACTGGCAGCTGCCGGAAGAGGAGGCGCGCACCATCAACGGCATGCTGCTGGAGGCGTTAGAGGAGATCCCTGCGGCGGGAACGCGGGTACGCATTGCCCAGTACGACATCGATATTCTCGACGTGCAGGACAACATGATTAAGCAGGTGAAGGTGCTGCCGGTTAAACCGCTGCGAGAGAGCGTGACCGAGTAA
- the ffh gene encoding signal recognition particle protein encodes MFDNLTDRLSRTLRNISGRGRLTEENIKETLREVRMALLEADVALPVVREFINRVKEKSVGHEVNKSLTPGQEFVKIVRGELVAAMGEENQVLNLAAQPPAVVLMAGLQGAGKTTSVGKLGKFLREKHKKKVLVVSADVYRPAAIKQLETLAQQVGVDFFPSDVAQKPVDIVNAALKEAKLKFYDVLLVDTAGRLHVDEAMMDEIKHVHAAINPVETLFVVDAMTGQDAANTAKAFNEALPLTGVVLTKVDGDARGGAALSIRHITGKPIKFLGVGEKTEALEPFHPDRIASRILGMGDVLSLIEDIESKVDRAQAEKLANKLKKGDGFDLTDFLEQLKQMKNMGGMASLMGKLPGMGQLPDNVKSQMDDKVLVRMEAIINSMTLKERANPDIIKGSRKRRIAAGCGMQVQDVNRLLKQFDDMQRMMKKMKKGGMAKMMRSMKGMMPPAGFPKR; translated from the coding sequence ATGTTTGATAATTTAACCGATCGTTTGTCGCGCACGTTGCGCAATATCAGTGGCCGTGGACGCCTCACCGAAGAGAACATCAAAGAGACGCTGCGCGAAGTGCGAATGGCACTGCTGGAAGCGGACGTCGCCCTGCCGGTTGTACGCGAGTTCATTAACCGCGTAAAAGAAAAATCGGTTGGTCATGAAGTGAATAAGAGCCTGACCCCGGGTCAGGAGTTTGTCAAAATCGTACGCGGCGAGCTGGTTGCGGCGATGGGCGAAGAGAACCAGGTGCTTAACCTGGCCGCACAGCCGCCTGCGGTAGTGCTGATGGCAGGTCTGCAGGGTGCGGGTAAAACCACCAGCGTAGGTAAGCTGGGTAAGTTCCTGCGCGAGAAGCACAAGAAGAAAGTGCTGGTGGTTTCCGCCGACGTCTATCGCCCGGCGGCGATCAAGCAGCTTGAGACCCTGGCCCAGCAGGTCGGCGTCGATTTCTTCCCTTCCGACGTTGCCCAGAAGCCGGTTGATATCGTTAACGCGGCGCTGAAAGAGGCGAAGCTGAAGTTCTACGACGTGCTGCTGGTGGATACCGCCGGTCGTCTGCACGTTGACGAAGCGATGATGGACGAGATCAAACACGTCCATGCCGCCATTAACCCGGTAGAGACGCTGTTCGTGGTTGATGCCATGACCGGCCAGGACGCCGCCAATACGGCGAAGGCGTTCAACGAAGCGCTGCCGCTGACTGGCGTGGTGCTGACCAAGGTTGACGGCGACGCCCGCGGCGGTGCAGCCCTCTCTATTCGCCATATCACCGGCAAGCCAATCAAGTTCCTCGGCGTGGGTGAAAAAACCGAAGCGCTGGAGCCGTTCCACCCGGATCGTATCGCCTCCCGTATCCTCGGCATGGGCGACGTGCTGTCGCTGATCGAAGATATCGAGAGCAAGGTAGACCGCGCTCAGGCAGAGAAGCTGGCGAACAAGCTGAAGAAAGGCGACGGCTTTGACCTCACCGACTTCCTTGAGCAGCTCAAGCAGATGAAAAACATGGGCGGCATGGCCAGCCTGATGGGCAAGCTGCCGGGCATGGGCCAGCTGCCGGACAACGTGAAATCCCAGATGGATGACAAGGTTCTGGTGCGTATGGAAGCCATCATCAACTCGATGACGCTGAAAGAGCGCGCCAACCCGGACATCATCAAAGGCTCGCGCAAGCGTCGCATCGCGGCGGGCTGCGGCATGCAGGTGCAGGATGTGAACCGTCTGCTGAAGCAGTTCGATGATATGCAGCGCATGATGAAAAAGATGAAGAAAGGCGGGATGGCAAAAATGATGCGCAGCATGAAGGGCATGATGCCGCCAGCCGGTTTTCCAAAGCGTTAG
- the rpsP gene encoding 30S ribosomal protein S16: MVTIRLARHGAKKRPFYQVVVTDSRNARNGRFIERVGFFNPIASEKEEGTRLDLDRIAHWVGQGATVSDRVATLIKEANKAA, encoded by the coding sequence ATGGTAACTATTCGTTTAGCTCGTCACGGCGCTAAAAAGCGTCCGTTCTACCAGGTTGTTGTTACTGACAGCCGTAATGCACGCAACGGTCGCTTCATTGAGCGCGTTGGTTTCTTCAACCCGATCGCTAGCGAAAAAGAAGAAGGCACTCGCCTGGATCTGGATCGCATCGCTCACTGGGTTGGCCAGGGCGCTACCGTTTCCGATCGCGTTGCTACGCTGATCAAAGAAGCAAACAAAGCAGCTTAA
- the rplS gene encoding 50S ribosomal protein L19 produces the protein MSNIIKQIEQEQMKQDVPSFRPGDTVEVKVWVVEGSKKRLQAFEGVVIAIRNRGLHSAFTVRKISNGEGVERVFQTHSPVVDSIAVKRRGAVRKAKLYYLRERTGKSARIKERLN, from the coding sequence ATGAGCAACATCATTAAGCAAATTGAACAAGAGCAGATGAAGCAGGACGTACCTTCCTTCCGTCCGGGTGATACCGTGGAAGTGAAAGTATGGGTTGTTGAAGGTTCCAAAAAACGTCTGCAGGCATTCGAGGGCGTGGTTATCGCTATTCGTAACCGCGGTCTGCACTCTGCATTCACTGTTCGCAAAATTTCCAACGGCGAAGGCGTTGAGCGTGTCTTCCAGACTCACTCTCCGGTAGTTGACAGCATTGCTGTTAAACGTCGTGGTGCTGTACGTAAAGCTAAACTGTACTACCTGCGTGAGCGTACCGGTAAGTCTGCTCGTATCAAAGAGCGTCTTAACTAA
- a CDS encoding DUF2946 domain-containing protein, giving the protein MANLMHHPTWKRAAALTALFAILLIVIAPLISVALQKDPMSAMPGMHHEMSMTPEHHAMPEHHAMSEHSPPSQSMPVDHAEACGYCVLLAHVPGVILALIVLLCGVLLRLRVTPPRPAVCYWHFSPWLCPDTRAPPRLSAFSL; this is encoded by the coding sequence GTGGCTAATCTGATGCATCACCCAACATGGAAACGCGCAGCGGCATTGACCGCGCTGTTCGCGATCCTGCTGATCGTGATTGCGCCGCTGATCTCCGTTGCGCTGCAAAAAGATCCCATGAGCGCCATGCCAGGCATGCACCACGAGATGTCGATGACGCCGGAGCATCACGCCATGCCTGAACATCACGCCATGTCTGAGCATTCGCCCCCATCACAAAGCATGCCGGTCGACCATGCCGAGGCGTGCGGCTACTGCGTGCTGTTAGCCCATGTGCCAGGGGTGATCCTTGCGCTTATCGTCCTGCTCTGTGGCGTGCTGCTCAGGCTGCGGGTAACGCCACCGCGGCCCGCCGTCTGCTACTGGCATTTCTCTCCCTGGCTCTGCCCCGATACCCGCGCGCCGCCGCGCCTGTCTGCTTTTTCCCTTTAA
- a CDS encoding DUF2799 domain-containing protein, producing MKPGMYALLAILLSGCSVEPYTHAPTWTGTDWYSAGKDDALSGAVVKENKVLAAVHNDADVDRNRYLQGYKAGLKRICHDDFLYAWGRAGKIYPAGCDTQESAAQLRSAWQAGMDEGTRDAVLN from the coding sequence ATGAAACCTGGAATGTACGCACTCTTAGCCATTCTGCTGTCTGGCTGCTCGGTTGAACCCTATACACACGCTCCTACATGGACCGGCACCGACTGGTACAGCGCCGGGAAAGACGACGCCCTCTCTGGTGCGGTGGTCAAAGAGAACAAGGTCCTGGCTGCCGTGCACAATGACGCCGACGTTGATCGAAATCGCTATTTACAAGGCTATAAGGCAGGCTTGAAAAGGATCTGCCACGACGATTTTCTCTATGCCTGGGGTCGCGCGGGTAAAATCTACCCTGCTGGCTGCGACACGCAGGAGAGCGCCGCACAGCTGCGTAGCGCCTGGCAAGCCGGGATGGACGAAGGCACCCGCGACGCCGTTCTCAATTAA
- a CDS encoding inner membrane protein YpjD: MPVFALLALIAYSVSLALIIPGLLQKNSGWRRMAIISAVIALVSHALALEARIFPDGDTGQNLSLLNVGSLVSLMICTVMTIVASKNRGWLLLPIVYAFALINLAFATFVPNAFITHLEATPGMMVHIGLSLFAYATLIIAAMYALQLAWIDYQLKNKRLAFSSEMPPLMSIERKMFHITQIGVVLLTLTLCTGLFYMHNLFSMENIDKAVLSIIAWFVYIVLLWGHYHKGWRGRPVVWFNVAGAGLLTLAYFGSRVVQQFAG, from the coding sequence ATGCCCGTTTTTGCCCTGCTTGCGCTTATTGCTTACTCTGTCAGCCTTGCGCTGATTATTCCCGGCCTGCTGCAAAAAAACAGCGGCTGGCGGCGGATGGCTATCATCTCCGCGGTCATTGCCCTGGTAAGCCATGCGCTGGCGCTGGAGGCGCGCATTTTTCCCGACGGCGATACGGGACAAAACCTGAGCCTGCTCAACGTCGGCTCGCTGGTCAGCCTGATGATCTGTACGGTGATGACCATCGTGGCGTCAAAGAATCGCGGCTGGCTGCTGCTGCCTATCGTCTACGCCTTCGCGCTGATCAACCTGGCCTTCGCCACCTTTGTGCCCAATGCGTTCATCACGCACCTTGAGGCGACGCCGGGAATGATGGTGCACATTGGCCTGTCGCTGTTTGCCTATGCGACGCTGATTATTGCCGCCATGTATGCCCTGCAGCTGGCGTGGATCGACTATCAGCTGAAGAACAAGCGCCTGGCCTTTAGCAGCGAAATGCCGCCGCTGATGAGCATCGAGCGTAAGATGTTTCACATCACCCAGATCGGCGTAGTGCTGCTGACGCTGACGCTCTGCACCGGCCTGTTCTATATGCACAACCTGTTCAGCATGGAGAACATCGATAAGGCGGTGCTCTCTATCATTGCCTGGTTTGTCTATATCGTTCTGCTGTGGGGGCACTATCATAAAGGGTGGCGCGGCCGCCCGGTGGTCTGGTTTAACGTGGCGGGCGCAGGTCTTCTCACGCTGGCCTACTTCGGTAGCCGCGTTGTTCAGCAGTTTGCTGGTTAA
- the rimM gene encoding ribosome maturation factor RimM (Essential for efficient processing of 16S rRNA), with translation MMSVKAPVEPIVLGKMGSCYGIRGWLRVFSSTEDAESIFDYQPWFIQKAGKWQMVELESWRHHNQDIVIKLKGIDDRDAANALTNCEIVVDSSQLPPLTEGDYYWKDLMGCQVVTTEGYALGKVIDMMETGSNDVLVIKANLKDAFGIKERLVPFLDGQVIKNVDLTTRTIEVDWDPGF, from the coding sequence ATGATGAGCGTTAAAGCACCTGTTGAACCGATCGTATTGGGAAAAATGGGTTCTTGCTACGGGATCCGTGGTTGGCTCAGAGTGTTTTCCTCCACTGAAGACGCTGAAAGCATTTTTGATTACCAGCCCTGGTTTATCCAGAAGGCCGGTAAGTGGCAGATGGTCGAGCTGGAAAGCTGGCGTCACCACAATCAGGACATTGTCATTAAGCTGAAAGGCATTGATGACCGTGATGCCGCGAATGCGCTGACTAATTGTGAAATTGTCGTGGATTCGTCGCAGTTGCCGCCGCTTACTGAGGGTGACTACTACTGGAAAGACCTTATGGGTTGCCAGGTAGTGACCACAGAAGGGTACGCCCTGGGGAAAGTCATCGACATGATGGAAACCGGGTCAAATGACGTTCTCGTCATTAAGGCAAACCTGAAAGATGCGTTTGGTATCAAGGAGCGGCTGGTTCCGTTCCTCGATGGACAGGTTATCAAGAATGTCGATCTCACTACTCGCACAATCGAAGTAGATTGGGATCCTGGTTTTTAA
- the dgcN gene encoding diguanylate cyclase DgcN, which yields MNRDLSRPTFKRTLRRINIINVIITMTLVWFLISVTSVLTLKQYALRNLELTGATMSRNLEFALARHDAAAAADTLSMLGQRGLYSAAEVRDTKQHVVAGWSSMPESSYDKASDLIRQGLLPDPVRQPIMHDGTQIGELHLTAQASLIGHFILLSLGVLTGSILFASAVALAISRYLHNGVFNALQNITDVVHDVRTYRNFSRRVADERIDEFHRFGQDFNSLLDEMEEWQLSLQARNALLLRTALHDPLTGLANRAAFRNAIAALMKDEAAQSCSALLFLDGDNFKYINDTWGHAVGDSVLIEVAKRLSAFGGKRHTAYRLGGDEFAMILTGVHTEHEVKRVSGALAQQFYRPFDLHNGSTTMMTLSIGYALAWEHASAESLLELADKNMYKVKQRHSKTP from the coding sequence ATGAATAGGGATCTTTCACGCCCAACTTTTAAACGTACCCTACGTCGAATCAATATTATTAACGTGATTATTACGATGACGCTGGTTTGGTTTCTTATCTCCGTCACGTCAGTACTGACGTTAAAACAGTACGCCCTACGTAACTTAGAGCTGACGGGCGCGACCATGAGCCGCAATCTGGAATTTGCTCTTGCCCGCCATGATGCGGCCGCCGCTGCGGATACGCTCTCTATGCTTGGCCAGCGGGGGCTCTATAGTGCGGCGGAGGTACGGGATACAAAACAGCATGTGGTGGCGGGCTGGTCTTCGATGCCGGAGAGCAGCTATGACAAAGCCAGCGATCTGATCCGCCAGGGGCTGCTTCCCGACCCGGTTAGGCAGCCGATCATGCACGACGGTACCCAGATCGGCGAGCTGCATCTCACTGCTCAGGCCAGCCTGATTGGCCACTTTATTCTGCTCTCCCTCGGCGTGCTGACTGGATCTATCCTGTTTGCCTCGGCCGTGGCGCTCGCCATCAGTCGCTACCTGCATAACGGCGTGTTCAACGCGCTGCAAAATATCACTGACGTGGTGCACGACGTGCGGACCTACCGCAATTTTTCCCGTCGCGTCGCCGACGAACGTATTGACGAGTTTCATCGTTTTGGTCAGGACTTTAACAGCCTGCTGGATGAGATGGAGGAGTGGCAGCTGAGTTTACAGGCGCGCAACGCCCTGCTCCTGCGTACCGCCCTGCACGATCCGCTGACCGGACTGGCTAACCGCGCCGCGTTTCGCAACGCCATCGCCGCCCTGATGAAGGATGAGGCTGCCCAAAGCTGCTCGGCGCTGCTGTTTCTTGACGGTGATAACTTCAAATACATCAACGACACATGGGGACACGCCGTTGGCGACAGCGTTCTCATAGAGGTGGCGAAAAGGTTATCCGCCTTTGGCGGCAAGCGGCATACGGCCTACCGCCTCGGCGGAGATGAGTTTGCAATGATCCTGACCGGCGTACACACCGAGCACGAAGTAAAGCGAGTCTCAGGCGCGCTAGCCCAGCAGTTCTATCGCCCTTTCGATCTGCATAACGGCTCTACCACCATGATGACCCTCAGCATTGGCTATGCGCTGGCATGGGAGCACGCCAGCGCCGAGAGCCTGCTGGAGCTGGCGGACAAAAACATGTACAAGGTCAAGCAGCGCCACTCAAAGACGCCCTGA
- a CDS encoding PepSY-associated TM helix domain-containing protein, whose translation MTTCTSRAAWVNLLRRLHFYIGLFVGPFIFIAALSGTLYVATPQLESALYHDALYSTATGEHQPLAEQVAVAERVTGGALRLHAVRPGLINGETTRVMFADPQLGVSENRAIFIDPVTLAVKGDMTVYGTSGILPLRQTIDYLHRSLLLGDAGRLYSELAASWMWIAALGGITLWWFTRPKRRINNRVQNSRRLHVSLGWVLLAGMLLFSATGLTWSQWAGGNVDKMRAALGWMTPQVNTQLHGAAQPADPHAEHHAHHEHHEGMTMPMAESDADSVQYDEVLQVARQAGINAARLEIRPPRSADQAWTVTEIDRAWPTQVDAVAIDGHTMTAIDQTRFADFPLMAKLTRWGVDFHMGVLFGLPNQLALILFGGALCVSIVVGYRLWWIRRPAQGGVSPVQTLVQSWLALGWGGRLITLILALLIGLALPVLGISLLLFIAIDVLRWRRASTAQLQPEQESGRL comes from the coding sequence ATGACTACCTGCACTTCGCGCGCGGCATGGGTAAACCTGCTGCGACGCCTCCATTTCTACATCGGCCTCTTTGTGGGACCGTTTATTTTCATCGCCGCTCTCAGTGGGACGCTGTATGTGGCCACCCCACAGCTGGAAAGCGCGCTCTATCACGATGCGCTCTACAGCACCGCTACCGGTGAGCATCAGCCGCTGGCCGAGCAGGTAGCGGTGGCCGAGCGGGTGACCGGCGGAGCACTGCGTCTGCATGCCGTCCGTCCTGGGCTTATCAATGGGGAGACGACGCGGGTAATGTTTGCCGATCCGCAGCTTGGCGTCTCAGAGAACCGGGCTATCTTTATCGATCCCGTGACCCTGGCGGTAAAAGGCGATATGACCGTCTACGGCACCAGTGGTATTCTGCCTCTGCGCCAGACTATCGATTATCTGCACCGCTCCCTGCTGCTCGGCGATGCCGGGCGACTCTATAGCGAGCTGGCGGCGTCGTGGATGTGGATAGCTGCTCTCGGCGGCATTACGCTGTGGTGGTTTACCCGGCCCAAACGACGGATTAACAATCGGGTGCAGAACAGCCGTCGTCTGCACGTGAGCCTGGGCTGGGTGCTGCTGGCGGGCATGCTGCTCTTCTCCGCGACCGGTTTGACCTGGTCCCAGTGGGCGGGAGGTAACGTTGATAAAATGCGCGCAGCGCTGGGCTGGATGACGCCGCAGGTAAATACCCAGCTGCACGGAGCCGCCCAGCCTGCCGATCCCCATGCGGAACATCATGCCCATCACGAGCATCATGAGGGAATGACAATGCCCATGGCGGAGAGCGACGCCGACAGCGTGCAGTATGATGAGGTATTGCAGGTTGCCCGTCAGGCCGGCATCAATGCTGCCCGTCTTGAGATCCGCCCGCCGCGCAGTGCAGACCAGGCGTGGACGGTCACGGAGATCGACCGGGCGTGGCCAACGCAGGTTGATGCCGTGGCGATCGATGGCCACACGATGACCGCGATCGATCAGACACGCTTTGCTGACTTCCCGCTGATGGCGAAGCTAACCCGCTGGGGCGTCGATTTCCATATGGGCGTGCTGTTCGGCCTGCCAAACCAGCTGGCGCTGATCCTGTTTGGCGGTGCGCTGTGCGTTAGCATCGTCGTGGGTTACCGGCTGTGGTGGATCCGCCGTCCGGCTCAGGGCGGCGTGAGTCCAGTGCAAACCCTGGTACAGAGCTGGCTGGCGCTCGGCTGGGGAGGACGGCTAATTACCTTGATCCTCGCTCTGCTGATTGGTCTGGCGCTACCGGTGTTGGGGATTAGCCTGCTGCTGTTTATCGCTATCGATGTTCTGCGCTGGCGTCGGGCCAGCACCGCCCAATTGCAGCCGGAACAGGAGTCAGGGCGTCTTTGA